AAAAGGTGAAGGTAGTTTGCAGGAGAAGAAGCTTTTTGGAGTATAGTGAAGAAGTCTAGGGAGTCAGGTGTGTGGCCCTAAAAGGAATATAGATAACTCCAAGAAAGTCAAAGACTGaataaaagtcaaagaaaaaagaaatccaaataaatatcaaaatgaaatgtGTGCCCATACTGGGGGAAATAATTTCCAAAAAATTTGAGtaggaatataatggaatgtgaATGTGTTGGAATAAATGTGGAATATGAAGAATTTTGTGAAATTGCAAAGTATGAAACTATAAACCAGTGTTAAATATGGAAAACCAAAAGATGGATGGGGACACAGTgtgctaaaagaaagaaaaactgataCAGTGAAATAGGTagaataaagatagatagatagatagatagatagatagatagatagatagatagattatatatatatatatatgtatatatagtgtgtgtgagagagagtgagcAACATAATAGTGGAAATTTTCTATATCATacctttaaactttttatttttttaatgtatggcTTCAGTGTGTAGGGAGATAAaagtgatataaaagcaaaagttaTTGATaaagaatattaagaaattttCAAGTGCTATAAAATATTGACCAACTTCAACTGTTTCTTCACTattaaaaaagaggaatttgTCCGTGtaatagaaaattaaatgaacaaattTTCTTTCCCTGATTAACTATCAGTCAGAGATTATCTGACAAAAGTCTCAGTGCCCAATGTAAATGAATGAACTATGCAAAATACTAGGAACTTTTGTAAAAGGAATTGATgactatataaatatagaaatatctgGCTTCTGCCTTTACAAATGCTGAATCTTCAGTTGTTTGCAGAGAACTATATCAGCAAAAGTGCATTTCTCTGCAAACAGCTGGGTGCTTTGAAAAGAGTGAAGTGTTCTTTAACCAGATCAACACAGCAACAAAAGAACACCGTGCTCCTTAAATGGCTATCCATATGACAAGATAACCGCTTTGTCATAATAACTTCATCTTTGTAAAGGCATTTTactgaaaaataatattgattatttaatcaattttaaTGCATCCTGACATTAAGCCAGAACAAGTTCCTCTATTACTTCGACTTATCAGTCTTACCTTTCCCTTTATAAGACACACAAAATAatcacatcttttttttcccccacataaTAGCTCTTCAGATATCTGAGGCAGGAAACACTCCCACTTCATCCCATACAAATCCCCTCTTTTCCAGTTCAAACAAGCCCAGACCATCACTTCTGGCTCAAATTAACAAGTATTCCATATTTTTGACAGTGCAGTTTGCTATCAGCCTGGAGGGACCTGGCATGTCATCAGTCTCTACTCTTAGCTTTGACTTCTgcagtattttttatttcaatgacTTGAATGAAGACAGAGTTTGTTTGCTCATAAAATCTGTACGTAACACAAAGCTTGAGAGGTTATTAAGGgatttggatgaaaaaaaaaaccctcaacagATTGGCATAATGATCCAAAACTAACAAGATAAAATGtaagaggaattaaagaaaaatatggagCAAGGAacaatcaacaaaaataaataatttaattccccTTAAAATGAGGTACACATTTTCATTCCTTCTTctatgtcttccttccttcctctttcttcccttcttccttacttccctccttccttccttccttccttccttccttccttccttccttccttccttccttccttccttccttcctttcttccctccctccttccttccttccttccttccctccttccttccttccatccttccttccttcccttcttccttcattccctccctccttcccttcttccttccttccttatttccttccttccttccatccatccttctttcctttcttccttccatccatccttctttccttccttccttcttttcttccttccttctgttcttcctttcttccctccttccttccttcccttcttccttcattccctccctccttccttccctccttctttcctcccttcctttctttctttctccaaccttctttctttttttccttcttaactttattttttttcttcatatacccattatattctttttttttttacagatattcctttaaatttgagagaaagcaaacatttttcctatttccaTTTCTGCCTGTGTTAAAAACTTATGACTACTGGCAGCCTTACATGGAAATTCAATGCACCAACAATATATGAAATGAAGTCGAATTTGAGGTAGAAATTGAACAATGTAGTCCATAACTTCTTCAGCTACCATCACATCTTTCTAGTTTCTTTGTACATGACAGCCTTAAGTTGTGTAAAAGTAGTTACacataattatatacaaaaaacAAGACAGGCAAGCTTTTGACATGTTAGAAGAGGATGTATTGGTTTTCCTTGATAGATGTCAACATTTATATTAATAGTAGCCATAAGGAGGCCGTTGATTATAACCATAATTTCCATACTGATGATGGTAATAAGGTTCTTGTCTATGCTGCTGATAATTATTACCCCAGGGTCTTCCATGCCACTGATTAGATCTGTTGTCACTTGGCCAACCCCGCCTGCCATCCCTTCCTCGAAATTGTCTGTTATCTTGCAACCtattgcctctgtttctttgatTACCACTAGATCCACTGTTCCACTCTTCAACAACTGGAGGGGAGTCTGTGGGGCGTTTCAGGTATTCTTGGTACTCTGTATCATCTTCTGTGAATCGATTGGCAAACATCTCTTCAAAGTTTGGAACAGCATCAAGAGTGTCAGTCATTCTGAAATCTTCCCTAGAGAATCAGTTTCTTTCTCAAAGCAGGGCCCGGTTTATTCCAGCTGGCAGCAATCGCTTGTCCGCGCCGTCCTTCAGCACCAAAGAGCGCGCGCCAGTGCCTCCTCTCTTCACAGTCTGGGTTCTCcccattatattcttttttatagcTACATTCAATATGATTTTTGTTCTGATTTAATTCTACATTAGCTCATGCAGgtacttggattttttttatttcatatttagcATTTCCATAGTGCCATAATATTAATTTGCATTAATTAAttcaaacattttacaaatataggtTATATAGTCCCTTTCTATTTTATTACAAGTACAATAACTCTAAACATATTGGTACAAATTGATTAATTCCTCCCCTTTTGTTACTATCATTGCAGCAATGAAAAAGAGAAACATCTTTATGACTGGTTaatttttgtttagttatttccagtcatttctgactcttcatgaacccttttggatgattttcttgataaagacactaatggtttgacatttcctttgttaaatgaatttaaagataaggaaaccgaagcagaattaaatgacttgtgtaagggaaaaaaaaggtgctatttattttttttaaaaaaaggcaggactggtttatatttaaaatagggtcaccaggaatttaatttactccaaagagatttatttaccaaatatagaaagagtgatgtaggaaatcagagaaaggatagggtaagatatcaagcctaaacactaagtaatttactcctggcccctggctcaacccggGCAAGAAGAGTTAGTTTCAGCAGGTAGGTGTCTCCTGatgctagtttcttcagaaaatatccaggaaaggagtcacccttttcactcaccacatgtcagtccaaaaggaagagatttaagaaaaacctcACATGGAagagggtctcaggtccagtcagcagattcttcttcaacTGAAGATCTCAGACTATTCTACCATAAATCTCAGACAATTCTCTCACCACAGGAAGTTGTCTTCTTGGATCCTAATtcagcactatatccactgtgctacataacttcctgttttaaaatattcttattattGAGTaaggatatatattatattatactattatatatatacatgtatatatatactatattataatattatactatatttCCCTGATAGTGAATTTGTGATTTGGAAATCATATGACTACTAAAAATTTTACCTTTCATAGGAATGAATTTCAATCCTTTACAAAGATCTTAGAGTCAAAAGACAGGCTTAAAACAAGTGTCCTATTCTCCactccaaaatattttcttcttggttcTCAGGTTTCAAGTTAATAAAACAGAGATACTAGTTTTGACTACTTATATCTTACGCtcattgtgaggaaagtgttttgtaaactatgattatttcatttcatgACTATCAAATTATGGAGAAAGCAACAATAATGATTTTTGTGATTACAATGATGAAGATGATAAGGATATCTATCTagcatttgtataatgctttaaggtttacacgGTTTTACTTTATTACAAAGATTACCATATTTGATTAACATAATAATCTTGGATTGCAGATGTTCttactattttttgttttgctcCTGAGAAAAAATGAGTCTGAGAGGTGTTATACTTAAGGCATTTGAGGTAAGATTCAAATCCATGTTATCTTGACTCTGATCCAGAATTCTCTCTATTATATTATGGTAAGGCCacttcaaattgaaaaaaaacatttcccccctgGGGCACTCAATTCAAAATTAGAGTAAAAGACTATTATAGTTTATCAAATAACATACAAATATAGGTTTCATTGACATCTATAGATATGAATGAGTCGTAATGAGTTTATAACAAGTGTATCATAATAGTTTTTTTTGTGTGGTTTTAATAGTGTTATTAGACAGATCATTCAAGAGAAAGTTATAAATAGAGCTTGCCTACACTTTAGAAAAGCATTGAAAAAATGTAACCcatacttaatatttttttttaaaatgtagagtgttgtggaagaagagagaatataaTTAGGTGGATTGAGAATTGGTTGAACAATTGGACCTTAAGCATACTCATTAATGGATCAGTCAACTTGGAGCCATCTGGAATTGACTCTGTGctgttttacatttttgtaaaacaATTTTATGACACATACTGAATTCAAAGAAGTTTTGACAACCTAAGACactggatcaaatataaaaaggaagttAAATAAAGGCCTTAAACTTGGATTCAAAAACATAACaagtaaaatatataggattcaAGGTTAGAGGTAATGTTTAGAGGACTCTAATagtcatattaaaatatatatgaaatgggaggcaagaaaataaatatacacTTAGGATCCATTAAAGAAGGCATAGTTCCCAATCAGATTCACTATGCTTTGTTATATGACTATACTTAGAATATTATAATTGATTGTAATGTCTCTTTCTTGGAAGAACATTGATAAACTGTAGAGGAGCTAAAAGAAGATAATGAGGATAATGCAAGTCCTGGAGAGCATTACATATGAGCTTCAGTGTGGGAATTGAAGGTGTTTAtcatggaaaaggaaaaactaaggacaaaaataataatatatgaagGGCTATCGCATGTAAGTTTAATTACATTTGTTCTGATTTGTCCTTGAGGGCAAAACTAGGAGCAACAGGCTGAATTACAAAGACCCAAATTTAGACTAGCTGTAAGggagaaaaa
This sequence is a window from Monodelphis domestica isolate mMonDom1 chromosome 3, mMonDom1.pri, whole genome shotgun sequence. Protein-coding genes within it:
- the LOC100018978 gene encoding RNA guanine-N7 methyltransferase-activating subunit-like protein; this translates as MTDTLDAVPNFEEMFANRFTEDDTEYQEYLKRPTDSPPVVEEWNSGSSGNQRNRGNRLQDNRQFRGRDGRRGWPSDNRSNQWHGRPWGNNYQQHRQEPYYHHQYGNYGYNQRPPYGYY